Below is a genomic region from Bifidobacterium crudilactis.
AAACATCGAATTCAGCAGAAGGAACAGCAGACCCACGGCCAAGGCGGATGCGAAGGCGACCACGATGCTTGGATGGAAAATATCCTGTATCGGCTGTTTGGACAGAATGGCGAACATCAGGCAAGGGCTCGAGATGAAGAAGCTGAATCGGTTGAGCACCATCTGCGCGGTCGGGCCGCCGATGCGATACCTGGCGGCGATGTACCCGGCCAGAATCACGATTCCAATGACACCGAAGCCCTCCATGGCACTTATCAAACGTGGCATTATGACTCTTCCGGTGGTGTATTACTGGCTTCAATACTGCCACAGCCGGTGAACTGATGGTGCGATGTCTCAGCAGATGGGCGTTTGGTCGGCATGCCACGGTGTTCGCCGACCGCCGGTTAAGATGGGCACATGGAATCCGAAGCAAGCATCTCGCAATCAGCCAAATCCCAGGAGCCGACCATGCGCGACGGCAACGTGCACGAAGGTGTCACCTTCACCGTTGACCCCGCAGGCAGTGAGCGGGAGAATCTGGCCGCATTGTTCACGCAGATTATGGAATGCTATTCGGTCAGCGGGCAGGAGCATACGCTTGCCGACTCCGTGGAGGAGTTCCTCACCCGGCAGGCTCACCTGGTTGTTCGGCGTCACGGCGATACCGTGGTCGCTTCCACGCGATTGCATCGTGACGCACGCGTTGTTCTGGCCGGGCATATCGATACCGTACCGGTGATTAACAACTTTCCGCCGCGATGGCTGGAGGCCGGTGACCCGCTGATTCGCGATGAGATTTCACAGGCGCATCCTGACGAGCGGGTGATGTGGGGCAGGGGAGCCACCGACATGAAGGCATCCGATGCGGTGCTGCTCTACCTGGCCGCCACGCTGACAGAAGCTTCATATGACCTCACCTATGTGCTTTACGACCATGAGGAAGTGGCCGCCGAATTCAACGGTCTGAGGAAGGTCGCCGAAGCCCATCCTGATTGGATTCAGGGGGATTTCGCCATTATCGGGGAGCCGACCTCATGCGCCATCGAGGGCGGATGCAACGGCACCATTCGTTTCGATGTCATCACGCATGGCGTGGCCGCACATTCGGCGCGCGCGTGGATGGGAGAGAACGCGATTCACAAGGCGGCGGATATTCTGAACCGCCTCAACGCCTACGCTCCGGCTACCGTCAACGTTGACGGACTGGAATACATCGAGGGGCTCAACGCCACGCTGATATCCGGTGGCACGGGCACGAATGTGATTCCCGACGAATGCCGGGTGCATGTCAACTACCGCTTTGCCCCGAACAAAACACTCGAAGAGGCGAAAAGCCTGATGTTCGGGGAAGGCGCCGGCCTTGCTCTTGGGGGCGGTGTCGCTCCGGCTGTCGGCGGAGTGTTCAAGGGTTTTGACATCGAGATGAAGGACGAATCACCTGCGGCCCGACCCGGCATGGATGCGGAGCTGACGAGGTCACTGGCCAATCTGGTGTTCGAACGCACCGGAAGCAAGCCCCAGGCGAAACTCGGCTGGACCGATGTGGCACGGTTCTCCCAGTTGGGCGTGCCCGCCGTGAATTTCGGTGCGGGCGACCCTCTTCTGGCGCACAAACATGACGAGCAGATACCCGAATCCGACCTGCTGCTGATGACGAATATCCTGCGGCAGTGGCTCAGCCGCGAGAACTGAGGGTGAGAGCTGACTGTGACGACTGGATGTGAGCAGTGACTGTGGAGATGACCGTGGGAACTGAGGTTTCGCCGCCGGTGATGTGAGGCCAGCATCAGCTTCGGGAGTAAATACGAACATGCTGTACTATATTGTTCATCATGTTCGTCGCATGTTCCTTTCGCTGATTCCAGGCGTTMCGMTGGGTTAAGMACGSCCAATTCGGCGACACCCACCGAAAGCTTGATCGCGTACGCG
It encodes:
- the dapE gene encoding succinyl-diaminopimelate desuccinylase, with amino-acid sequence MRDGNVHEGVTFTVDPAGSERENLAALFTQIMECYSVSGQEHTLADSVEEFLTRQAHLVVRRHGDTVVASTRLHRDARVVLAGHIDTVPVINNFPPRWLEAGDPLIRDEISQAHPDERVMWGRGATDMKASDAVLLYLAATLTEASYDLTYVLYDHEEVAAEFNGLRKVAEAHPDWIQGDFAIIGEPTSCAIEGGCNGTIRFDVITHGVAAHSARAWMGENAIHKAADILNRLNAYAPATVNVDGLEYIEGLNATLISGGTGTNVIPDECRVHVNYRFAPNKTLEEAKSLMFGEGAGLALGGGVAPAVGGVFKGFDIEMKDESPAARPGMDAELTRSLANLVFERTGSKPQAKLGWTDVARFSQLGVPAVNFGAGDPLLAHKHDEQIPESDLLLMTNILRQWLSREN